The genomic window CTATGAAACTAAACCAGCTTCTAACTTTTtagcctttttttcctcttttttgcTGGTGGAAGgacatattttattgttttttcttagACATCACCCTGGCAGTATGACTTTGTATTATTGATACCATAAgactgctttgttttgttttctaggCTCATGCTATCTGCACTGCAGTGGCTGAGACCAGAGCTCTTTTGGACTGCATGATTGAGGAGAATCGGATCGCTCTGATTGAAGCCAGAGACAAACTGGATTGTCTACAGATGGCCAAAGAAGACATTTATGACAGAGACAATAAGACCACTGATCAAGACGGGTTAGAGATCATTGATATATACTATAAAAGACTGCTTGGTGGTTGGATTATCCACTGACAATTTCTATATAAAAGTGGCAGGGTAGTTTAAGCTAATTTTCACATTGTCTTCCTTATTTTTTTATGGTCCTAAATATAATCATAATTCAAATTATTTTCTTCTACTTTTCAGGTTAGACGAATATGAGTCTTTGTCTTTGCTACAAGAAACAGTGAAGGAGCACGAGGTCTCTCAGTTGGCTTTGGACTGCATCAAAACTGGAGAAAGTCCTGTAATAAATGGTAAATAAGTACCTTAAATAAATGTGTTGACTGCAGGCCAactttaaacaaattaatatattCACATCTCATACATTCAGCAGTCCTTTTACCCAGTGTTGAAGCCTAACAGGCAAAACCGATACCAAGCCATGACCAAGACAAGAGTTTATTGAGACCGAGACAAGTGTATGTATAAGTGCATCATGAGAAATGCCTTGATGAAATAATCAAAAAGCTTTGTCCAAGACCGAGACAAGACAGAATATGCGGTCAAGCCAAAGAAGAGACCAAGACCTTTGAAAATTGGCTTCGAAAACCAATACCGATCTTGAGTGCTACAACACTGCTTTCACCATTAATACCATTAATACTTGTATCTTCAAAAGCTGTTCACTTTCATGCACATCAGCCTTGCTTTACAACATCTTTATGCTTCTGTATCTGCACTACATTTGGCTTATAGCTGCATGgcttttaatttctgttttgctCAGAAAGCGACACCGTGTCAGAGCTTGAGGAAATTCTGGGACGAGGGACAATCCGAACCACAGAGGGAGTGAAGAGTGTTGGTCAGCAACTTCTCTTGCTGCAGGATCAGGTTGGTCTTTTTTCACATAGGTCAAAATCTCAGGTCAGGCCTCAGAGATAGTAAGTTGCTGTCTTTATTAAGCGAGAAACAAAAGAAGTGGGCCTTCCCTGTCTATTTACATAAGTGCAGCTATGTAACATCAGTGGTGAACTTGCTGAACTTCAGCTAAACCATCATGAGGGCAGACTGTGACGTAAATCACATGGGTTATTAAAGTATCATATGTATTAAGCCTGCAGCTGCTGTATAATGGTTTGGATTGAGTTAGCTGTTATACATTGGATTCATTATTGTCTGTGAATAAAAAACCTAAATACATTGTAGCAATACAGTGACTTAAATATATAGGCATTAAGTGAAATGTTTTGGATTATTGAGGAATTTTACTTAACTGTCTAGTACAAGTAGCTACACATACATGCTTTCCGTCTATTCTTCAGTGTCAtagctgtgtgttttgtacTCTTCTCTCAAGCTAAAGCAAGTGAAAGacgagaaaaagaaaataattgagAACTACAATTCAGAAAGGACTATGAGGAAGAAGTACTACAATATGGTGGAAGACATGAAAGGTACACATTGGCGAAAATTAAAGGTTTAAAGACATCAAACAGTGAGGCCTTCTCAGTTTAACCCTTAACCCTCACTTTTTATAAGTCTGTTATGGTTATGTGTCTTATGCTTTTTCTCAGGTAAAATCAGAGTGTTCTGTCGGATTCGTCCGGTGAACCGAGCCGAGGTTGCGCAGGGTGGATCCATCGTTGTGGAAAAAATAGATGAATACTCTGTTACTGTGGAAACCCCTCGTGGGCAGAGGGAGTTTCAGTTTGACAAGGTGTTCAGTGCAGAAGCCTCTCAGGAAGACCTGTTTCATGACACCAACAGGTGAGGGGATTTATACAGAGTATTCATAAATGTACCATAACATGCATATAACTGGCCCAAAATATGCCCATAGTACATCTTTGGTTACTTAGGTAACAAACTGAGGAGGCGTCCACAAGGCCTGTAATCACAGGACAGTATTGAAATACTGTCAGCGTGGCAGTTTAGGATATGTTTTCTCTACAGGTTGATCCAGTCGGCTATGGATGGCTATAATGTCTGTATCTTTACGTATGGTCAGACGGGCTCAGGGAAGACCTTCACCATGGTGGGGGACAAGGAACAGAAGAACCCAGGAATCATGCCGAGATCTTTTAATGCCATATTTGATATCATACGGGAGAGCAGCTCTAAATTCGATTTCAAGGTAACAGACAGTATTTCACCAATGAATTTAGATCTTATTTGGGAGATAGGAAAGATCTTACATTTACTGAATAATGGTGAACTCACATCATCTCTCTTCTCTCGTCTCCCTCAacttcctttctctctgtctgcttcttcGTCATTTTACCTCAGGTTTCGGCCTATATGCTGGAGCTGTACAACGACATGCTGCAGGACCTCTTTGTGAGCCTGGCTGGTGAGGCCCATGCACAGCCCCAGTCCCATGGCCAGGCGAGGCGGGTGGAGAtcaagagaaacagaaaggggGTTGTGTTCGCCCAAGGAGCAGAGACAAAAGAGGCTTCCAGTGCCCAGGAGCTCTACGCTCTGTTCCAGCAGGCCTGTGCCAACCGACACATCTCTGCCACCAGTGAGTCCTCTATACCGTGCCATGCTGCCCAGTTCAAACAGGGCCCTGCTAAATGGTTTGGATTAATCGTGTTAGTTACAGTCAGTATGACGGGGCGGCAGCTAGGTACATCATTATTGGACTAGGCGGTGAGTGGCAGAGCAGCCAAACTGTGAATCAGCATACTGTAGGAAAAGGAGCAACATTGTTTTATGGATGCACACAGGTCAGCAGAGTCATCACAGGATGCACCTAATGTTTTAGTAACAGAGAACTGGAGACACTAAAAACTACAAAACTCTTTATACCAAATGTCTATAAAAAGCTCACACACAAGATTCTACTAAGTTAAGTGGAGAGACGGCTGgtacaaaataataaagaagAATGGTGTTATATTTTTCATAAGTTTTTATTTGGCAGTTATACAATTTTTTACATCTTTAATCATAAACAACTTGACTAGATCTGAAACAATTAAATGATTGAATAATCTGCAACAATTTTGGTATttgtttaatcatttaaaaagccaaatgttctcaaatttgctgcttttttctgttttatataattCTAAATTGAATGAGTTTGGATTTTTGACTtgatcagacaaaaaaaacaaacaatttgaaGCATCACCTTGACCTCTGGGGAatttttgtttatcattttgcacattttttgacattttataaacaaaaaaaaagtcagttaaTCTAAATGATGATCTAAAAATTCCAAAtcaataatacaaataatattGTTCATAACAGCTACAGTGTATCACAATCCAGAAGCTATAAAAGTCCATTCAGCGCCTTTTATGTTGCGTACATTTCCCAAGAGATGAATGTGGAGAGTTCCCGTTCGCATCTGATTGTTTGCATCATGGTGGAGAGCAGAAATCTGACCAATGGGAGCGTGAGCACCGGGAAACTGAGCCTCGTGGACCTGGCGGGGAGTGAGAGAGCAGCCAAGACAGGTGCCAAGGACCATCAGCTAAAGGTTTGCTCATATGTTATGTTTTGATTGGCCCATGAAGTGACTGTAAGTATGTTTTAAACGATAGTCCTCGTGACCTCTTTCAgttcttctctcctttcttttgcAGGAGGCTAACTCCATTAACAAGTCACTGAGTGCCCTGGGTGATGTGATCTCAGCCCTGTCTGCTGAACTACCCCATGTACCATACAGGAATAGCAAGCTAACACAggtaatgatgaaaaaaaaacagcatactTTCAATTGTGAGTAAAAAGAAATTCTGAAAAATAGTGTGGTCATGGGCAATAATGTGGACATCCATCTCATCAATCTCAGGTGATGCAGGACTCCCTGGGTGGAAATGCCAAAACCCTCATGATTGTCAACATCTCTCCTTCAGAATGTAACCTCGATGAGACGCTCACATCTCTCGTGTAAGATACAAATAGAGAACCATCTGTTCATAATAATCCAAATGCTAACAAACTCCTGAATAACACCTGAACTTCCTGAATTTTCCAGTTACGCAACAAGAGTGAAGGCCATAACCAACAATGCTCAGAGACATGTCGACAGCAAAGAGATTGCCCAGCTGAAAGAGGTGTGTGCTGCTGAAATGTGTCACAAaacatgaatatatatatataattatatatatatatatttcccaagagatgaatatatatatatatatgtatatacatgaAGTAATACAAAAAAGAATTTGGAGGCAACATTGAACAGTCACACTTACTTtagctctgttttcttttttgatttcTGTCTCTGATAGGTGATCATTAAGCTGAGGTCAGGACAGACTGTGGAAGACGAGGACGTTTGAACTCTATTGTGTACAATCAGCCCAGCTGCCAGAAGAAACTTTTGGCATTGTTCGTTTCTGCTATATGTtaaatttgtgtgttttatatgaTATCAAAGTTTCTAAAGTCATGTATATGggttgactttgtcatcggaGCTGAAGGAGATGAAGGATGGGGTGACACCGAGATGAAAGGTGTGAGACCCAAGACAACTGCTAGGCAGCAGACCTCTGTTCAAgaccaataaacaataaaagcagatgttttgagGGAGACATTGGCAACATTTCTAGCCATAATTGTACCACCAGAAATGGGTAGTTacaacaaaacatgatcttttcctaaccataacttAGTGGTTTCAGTGCCTAAACGTGACAATACATTaatcacagcattgttgaaacttAAAGAAACATTAAGCTGCAACATTTCCACTACATAatgaacaaatgtaacatatttgtggtttgcagaaatgtaccttgccaacatttattctggcaattggtACATTTTGGTACAAAATTCAAAAGTCAggggtggaagaagtactcataTATTTTACTTAGGTAAAGGaacaataccacagtgtagaaatattCTCTCATACATAAAAGTGCATTTAGTTCAAaagtgttaaatatttaaagaaccAAAGTGAAAGTACTCATCATGCAGattggcccatttcagaataatactATGTTTTATCAttgtattataattattgatgcagtGATGAGTGCATCACTACAATGTTGCAGCTGTTAAAGATGGAGCTAATTTTAATAACTTTACagtatatactgctgggtagcttgTGAATCCCTGCATCAATAAAGTCTTATCTCAGTCGATAGTAATAAATCATAATGTATTAGTCCATTATATTCTTTATTCATATCTAGTAACTAAAAGTGTTGGCTaactgtagtggagtaaaaagtacaatatttacctctgagatgtagtggagtagaaattGCATATACAGTAAGAGAACGTAAGTAAAGTACAAATACCTCAaacttacattacattacatttactcaagtactatacttaagtaaatgtacttagttacactCCAACACTGAGTAAAGTGTTGAACTGGGATTGTTTGGACCAGTAAAGGTTGCATATTAGTCATCTGAATGTTTAATTAAGTCACATGGAGGGATGGGTGACATAACTGTAGCAGCACTGACAGCTGCATTCAGGGGATTGCGTGCAGTTTGTTAATCGGCGCTGCCTGCCTTGGTCTATAGAATGAGGCCCCCACAATACAGGGCCCCACGTGTAACTGAAGAGGCAAATAGTCAGTTGGTCAATCAGTTTGCACTCCTATTGTATGTGGGAAAAGGCAACGAGTTTGTAGCCCATTCAGGTTAAGTCTCCAGTGCCCATGACCTGTTCCTACACCATAACGGGGTCATACCCCATGGCTGGGAATGGACACTCTCAAACACGCAAAGGCCCTGTCCGGttgctattgttgttgttgttttcttttttcaggcGGGTAGCGGGTTTACTAAAATTAGAGCTTCATGAATTAAACTAAAGACTAACGTATTAAAACTTGCTGCAGAGTTTGTAGGGAAAATAGCAGCTTTTTGGAATTTATAGGAACCAAGCCACCAagattttatttcccttttttgtttatGTGGTACTTATTTGTATAGGTGGCTATGTGAAGAAGAAATAATTTAGCAGAGAAAGATTGATTCtggtgtttattattttttgtctcacTTATTTGCTCAGACTATAACAGTCACAGTCGAGGCTTCAAACATAAATTGTTTGATCCAGGGTGACATGTCAGCGCTGATGAGGCATAACAGTTTCTATAAGAAGACCGTCTTTTGTCTGCAATTGGGCCCAATTTTAATTGTTCAGCATTTTTAATCTATACCGCGGGCCCCTCAAGTGCTTCTCTTT from Epinephelus moara isolate mb chromosome 8, YSFRI_EMoa_1.0, whole genome shotgun sequence includes these protein-coding regions:
- the si:dkey-96l17.6 gene encoding uncharacterized protein si:dkey-96l17.6, giving the protein MYLNSSGGESGSYSLTFLGKKVGRHHSVAPAGKQRAWETTNRPNCPEDLVVSSRPGRVTVTAQVLEDLPGSVPELKDERPCPVIHNTQFDQYDDSTTGKIRVFCRIRPVNRAEVAQGGSIVVEKIDEYSVTVETPRGQREFQFDKVFSAEASQEDLFHDTNRLIQSAMDGYNVCIFTYGQTGSGKTFTMVGDKEQKNPGIMPRSFNAIFDIIRESSSKFDFKVSAYMLELYNDMLQDLFVSLAGEAHAQPQSHGQARRVEIKRNRKGVVFAQGAETKEASSAQELYALFQQACANRHISATKMNVESSRSHLIVCIMVESRNLTNGSVSTGKLSLVDLAGSERAAKTGAKDHQLKEANSINKSLSALGDVISALSAELPHVPYRNSKLTQVMQDSLGGNAKTLMIVNISPSECNLDETLTSLVYATRVKAITNNAQRHVDSKEIAQLKEVIIKLRSGQTVEDEDV